A region of Parabacteroides pacaensis DNA encodes the following proteins:
- a CDS encoding Plug domain-containing protein produces MKRNLFILYNLLWICHTLTADSSTRDSILLLFDKQLKSYPQEKLYVRTDKPYYIGGEDIWFRAYLTDYTSHIPDTTSRYIYTELINPLDSVISRIKTIPRKGAYYGYIHLDESLPEGNYQLRSYTKYMEGLGDSCLYRKSIYIGDPLSAIYRTDAEFDFEPKENKVRIRLRFIDIKSNQLIFPKEVRYTNKKEVVQTLRINEDSITRLTCNPEKDLMNRTLYIQYDYKGRLHQQFIPIPYHQENFEIDFLPEGGNFPANTNVRIAFKALRSDGLGEVVEGTVMDSLGKEKAKFHSNSFGMGSFYLTAKAGESLYAICKNKNGYEKRIKLPQAQLNTLSLQAQWSKDILNLFIANADDLPLSQDYYLVIHSRGAILYCEPWNNNQKYIQFRSKDLPSGVLQALLIDKDLNPLSERLIFNINQLDLPQITIQTNCSSYHSRDHILSQIQVRDWQQLPIEGDLSISVTDDQSIFPDSSNTILTTLLLTSELKGYIENPGWYFSESNSTGLTELDQLMLTQGWCRYNIRNILKDSIEHPATPLEIGPEISGSVGGGFMYSRKKAGYQVAITSFIPPFYETTETDKYGRFYFTHTEMPDSTRFLIQALSLKGKKNVEVLIDPVSYPSVQYRTPIPSLKKGASIEAYIKRANHQYENEHGMRMIYLDEVVVSARKRGVSPLSVSDSRIIPLKEIEQKSVGSLYILLKSIGGLHVTEDYIAWAVGNTRPAIIIDEIPWDPTFTDMDFIINMAKDLIEEVEVIRPGSFGANELSSKLGKDFSQWGALLITTKARDGGFPQRKDFNKKSIIPLGYQKLKEFYSPKYETQVERDKIPSDLRTTLYWNPSIQTINGNAQFDFYAADPSTTYTITLEGISPKGILIRQTQKIQIE; encoded by the coding sequence ATGAAACGTAACCTGTTTATACTTTATAACCTATTATGGATCTGCCATACTTTGACAGCCGATAGTTCGACAAGGGATAGCATATTACTTTTGTTTGACAAACAATTAAAAAGCTATCCTCAGGAAAAATTATATGTCCGAACAGACAAACCTTACTATATAGGGGGCGAGGATATATGGTTCAGAGCTTATCTTACGGATTATACTTCTCATATTCCCGACACCACCAGTCGTTACATTTACACAGAGTTAATTAATCCGCTCGATTCAGTAATTAGCCGCATCAAAACAATTCCAAGAAAAGGGGCTTACTATGGATATATCCATTTGGACGAATCTTTACCGGAAGGAAATTATCAATTACGGAGCTATACTAAATATATGGAGGGATTGGGTGACTCTTGTTTATATCGTAAATCTATTTATATCGGTGATCCTTTATCGGCTATTTATCGTACTGATGCAGAATTTGACTTTGAACCTAAAGAAAATAAAGTAAGAATACGGCTACGATTTATTGATATTAAATCTAACCAACTCATCTTCCCTAAAGAGGTTCGATACACAAATAAAAAAGAAGTTGTTCAAACTTTACGAATCAATGAAGATTCTATCACGCGTCTGACTTGCAATCCTGAAAAAGATTTGATGAACCGAACGCTTTATATACAATACGATTATAAAGGACGGCTTCATCAACAATTTATTCCGATTCCTTACCATCAGGAAAATTTCGAAATTGACTTTCTTCCCGAAGGAGGAAACTTTCCTGCCAATACCAATGTCCGAATTGCTTTTAAAGCATTGCGAAGTGACGGCCTCGGGGAAGTTGTAGAAGGAACGGTAATGGATTCTCTCGGAAAAGAAAAGGCCAAATTCCATAGTAATTCATTCGGTATGGGTTCTTTTTATCTAACGGCAAAAGCAGGAGAATCCTTATATGCTATTTGCAAGAATAAGAATGGATATGAAAAACGAATAAAATTACCTCAAGCACAACTCAATACATTGTCTTTACAAGCTCAATGGAGCAAAGATATTCTAAATTTGTTTATAGCTAACGCTGACGATCTTCCACTTTCACAAGATTATTATTTAGTTATACATTCCCGCGGAGCAATTCTTTATTGTGAACCATGGAATAACAATCAAAAATATATACAATTCAGAAGTAAAGACCTTCCTTCTGGCGTTTTACAAGCTTTATTGATAGATAAAGACTTAAATCCTCTTAGCGAACGGTTAATTTTCAACATAAACCAACTCGATTTGCCCCAAATAACCATCCAAACTAATTGTTCCTCCTATCATAGCCGCGATCACATTTTATCCCAAATTCAAGTGAGAGACTGGCAACAGTTACCTATAGAAGGGGATTTATCTATTTCCGTAACAGACGATCAAAGTATTTTTCCCGACAGTAGCAACACAATTCTAACCACTTTATTATTAACGTCGGAATTAAAAGGATATATTGAAAATCCGGGTTGGTACTTTTCCGAAAGTAATTCCACAGGACTTACCGAACTGGACCAATTAATGTTAACTCAAGGATGGTGCCGGTATAATATTCGTAATATATTAAAAGATTCCATAGAACATCCTGCTACTCCCTTAGAAATAGGTCCGGAAATATCCGGGAGCGTAGGAGGCGGATTCATGTATTCCCGGAAAAAGGCAGGTTATCAAGTCGCTATCACCTCTTTTATTCCACCTTTTTATGAAACGACAGAAACAGACAAATATGGCCGTTTTTACTTCACACATACCGAAATGCCTGATAGTACTCGCTTTTTAATACAAGCATTATCCCTTAAAGGGAAAAAGAATGTAGAGGTATTAATAGACCCTGTGTCTTACCCATCGGTTCAATATAGAACTCCTATTCCATCTCTTAAAAAAGGCGCATCTATAGAAGCATATATAAAACGGGCAAATCATCAATATGAAAATGAACATGGCATGCGTATGATCTATTTGGACGAAGTAGTAGTAAGTGCTCGGAAAAGAGGGGTTTCTCCTTTGTCTGTAAGCGATTCCCGTATCATTCCTTTAAAGGAGATAGAACAAAAGAGCGTCGGAAGCTTATATATTTTACTAAAGTCCATCGGAGGATTACATGTAACGGAAGATTATATAGCATGGGCCGTGGGAAATACGAGGCCTGCCATTATTATAGATGAGATTCCATGGGATCCCACTTTTACGGACATGGACTTTATCATTAATATGGCAAAAGATTTGATAGAAGAAGTAGAAGTGATAAGACCGGGAAGTTTTGGTGCGAATGAGCTATCAAGCAAATTAGGAAAAGACTTTAGTCAATGGGGGGCTTTACTAATAACCACAAAAGCGCGGGACGGCGGTTTTCCGCAACGAAAGGATTTTAACAAGAAATCTATTATCCCTTTAGGGTATCAAAAATTGAAAGAATTTTATTCTCCCAAGTATGAAACACAGGTAGAACGTGACAAAATCCCGTCAGATTTACGTACTACCCTCTATTGGAATCCTAGTATCCAAACCATAAACGGAAATGCCCAATTCGATTTTTATGCAGCCGACCCTTCTACTACTTACACAATAACGCTAGAAGGGATTTCCCCAAAGGGAATACTGATCAGACAAACTCAGAAAATTCAGATAGAGTAA